A genome region from Brooklawnia propionicigenes includes the following:
- a CDS encoding peptidoglycan-binding protein produces MSFTIEMSHPLGPASQQGGYGGPGVGGHQGPHWYIAFGMDLAAPAGTSVFAAFDAHLTKVQQHVPAADTGAVYGAQLFMRSPNDMMGAFYTHITGVPAALTVGSRVSRGDYLGRIYASGGIPAHLHMALVEIIGGAPNGQYTGVNLYNSFLNTPGPWTVTFFQNGTPPSITAGGGGPTTIDLSSLRGVQQGLAALGFDPGPIDGINGPRTRAAVSAFQSQVMLMSPPTGSADPVTKAVLAAKLRLAGFVVVGA; encoded by the coding sequence ATGTCATTCACCATCGAAATGAGTCATCCGCTGGGTCCCGCATCGCAACAGGGCGGTTATGGCGGGCCAGGGGTCGGCGGTCATCAGGGTCCGCACTGGTACATCGCATTCGGCATGGATCTGGCGGCACCCGCCGGCACCAGCGTGTTCGCCGCATTCGATGCGCACCTGACCAAGGTGCAGCAGCACGTACCGGCCGCCGACACCGGCGCCGTTTACGGCGCCCAGCTGTTCATGCGCTCACCCAACGACATGATGGGCGCCTTCTACACCCACATCACAGGCGTGCCGGCCGCGCTCACGGTCGGGTCAAGGGTCTCCCGCGGCGACTACCTGGGCCGGATCTACGCGTCCGGAGGAATCCCGGCGCACCTGCACATGGCCCTCGTCGAGATCATCGGCGGCGCCCCGAACGGCCAATACACCGGTGTCAACCTCTACAACAGCTTCCTCAACACGCCGGGACCGTGGACGGTCACGTTCTTCCAGAACGGCACCCCGCCGAGCATCACCGCAGGCGGTGGGGGACCGACCACGATCGACCTGTCGTCCCTGCGCGGCGTTCAACAGGGTCTGGCCGCACTCGGGTTCGATCCGGGCCCAATCGATGGGATCAACGGGCCACGGACGCGAGCGGCCGTCTCCGCCTTCCAGAGCCAGGTGATGCTGATGAGCCCGCCGACCGGATCGGCCGATCCCGTGACCAAGGCCGTGCTGGCTGCCAAACTCCGCCTCGCCGGCTTCGTTGTGGTGGGCGCCTAG
- a CDS encoding type II toxin-antitoxin system PemK/MazF family toxin yields the protein MSNDNANATAARLGRGVVTVVPVTSNTTRVFPFQVLLPAAETGIHVDSKAQAEQVRSVSVERLGRVIGRLSTT from the coding sequence GTGAGCAATGACAATGCCAACGCCACCGCAGCCCGGCTGGGTCGTGGTGTGGTCACCGTGGTCCCCGTGACGAGCAACACCACTCGGGTCTTCCCCTTTCAAGTTCTCCTCCCCGCTGCCGAAACGGGCATCCACGTGGATTCGAAAGCCCAGGCCGAACAGGTTCGTTCGGTCTCGGTCGAGCGGCTCGGCCGCGTAATCGGGCGTCTTTCGACCACCTGA
- a CDS encoding peptidoglycan-binding domain-containing protein, whose product MHEMVRQSWMRFNEPLEGIVNFMYLDVKGWVSTGMGNKIDETVRPNSAPSAAERQASLRLANQLNWYDQSTGAAASPAEVAAAWDAVKARLDLAPQGHRAFEGLTRLRVTNAEIARIVQLKLLEMERTLITRPEFSGFAAWPANAQLGTLSMSWGMGPMFRFPKFQAFVASGRWAAAAEECKFNPDEGTIRYRNKLDRMYFLLAQKVADQHLPVEYLVIALDSVLAVQHGLWMLGYNPGPQDGGDGPKTQAGVRSFQTAVGLPANGAWNDPATQMELAGALASDGWTIAG is encoded by the coding sequence ATGCACGAGATGGTTCGGCAATCCTGGATGCGCTTCAATGAGCCCCTCGAGGGCATCGTCAACTTCATGTACCTGGACGTCAAGGGCTGGGTCAGCACCGGCATGGGCAACAAGATCGACGAGACCGTGCGGCCGAACTCGGCACCGTCGGCAGCGGAGCGTCAGGCATCCTTGCGGCTGGCCAATCAGCTGAACTGGTACGACCAGAGCACCGGCGCAGCCGCTTCACCAGCCGAGGTGGCGGCCGCCTGGGACGCGGTGAAGGCACGCCTTGATCTGGCACCGCAGGGACACAGGGCCTTCGAAGGGCTGACCCGACTACGGGTGACGAACGCGGAGATCGCGCGCATCGTCCAGCTGAAGCTGTTGGAGATGGAGCGCACGCTGATCACTCGTCCGGAGTTCAGCGGCTTCGCGGCATGGCCGGCCAATGCGCAACTCGGCACCCTGAGCATGAGCTGGGGGATGGGTCCGATGTTCCGCTTCCCCAAGTTCCAGGCGTTCGTGGCGAGCGGGCGGTGGGCAGCGGCCGCGGAGGAGTGCAAATTCAACCCGGACGAAGGCACCATCCGCTATCGCAACAAGCTCGACCGAATGTACTTCCTCCTTGCTCAGAAGGTCGCCGACCAGCACCTGCCCGTCGAGTACTTGGTCATTGCGCTCGACTCGGTCTTGGCCGTTCAGCACGGCCTGTGGATGCTGGGCTACAACCCCGGTCCCCAAGACGGTGGGGACGGCCCGAAGACCCAGGCCGGAGTCAGGTCCTTCCAGACCGCCGTGGGTCTGCCGGCCAACGGCGCCTGGAATGACCCGGCCACGCAGATGGAGTTGGCCGGCGCGCTGGCCTCCGACGGATGGACGATCGCCGGCTGA
- a CDS encoding peptidoglycan-binding domain-containing protein: MEKCFAGSASGANTETLSIVGNIVEVVVMVDYLTHRVSNGGAPIVFDAPGATDFFDVKGDRCEQFARFLKLKNAHVDQALIDAFCRQRKVRDGDKSMVPDIITHEGALREFYEVKPASTTGRRDGRQKIRNFCELNAGHGMPYCSDPNPEGGAVPRGNTYNPNYRRVFWRGQYSSIPAQVSLRFERDSDSLVLYRFCVEVTPEVVNETVLLLLVKAAIVTLILTRGAAIGVLVPAAAAYLLFMRSPLLGSVGQNGANGRADAKYAQRLLNQWRAPRGLPLLAVDGVPGNNTITAIRDFQRAETPAWVDGLIEPGRNTIKRMETLFLNSLNDGFDASIINDGERREWVDDVTYAAALLAPGNQDPAPAPGEAVVVPIEPNAVVVTELQQILDMVHDADFGPNQ, from the coding sequence ATGGAAAAGTGCTTCGCAGGTTCTGCTTCGGGAGCGAACACCGAAACCCTGTCGATAGTCGGCAACATCGTCGAGGTGGTCGTCATGGTGGACTACCTGACCCATCGAGTGTCCAATGGTGGTGCTCCGATCGTCTTCGACGCTCCCGGTGCAACGGACTTCTTCGATGTCAAGGGAGATCGCTGTGAGCAGTTCGCCCGCTTCCTCAAGCTCAAGAACGCGCACGTCGACCAGGCACTGATCGATGCCTTCTGCCGTCAGAGGAAGGTCCGCGATGGGGACAAGAGCATGGTCCCGGACATCATCACCCACGAAGGCGCCCTCAGGGAGTTCTACGAGGTCAAGCCCGCCTCAACGACGGGACGAAGAGACGGCCGGCAGAAGATCCGCAACTTCTGCGAACTGAACGCCGGCCACGGCATGCCGTACTGTTCAGACCCCAACCCGGAAGGGGGCGCCGTACCGCGGGGGAACACCTACAACCCGAACTACCGCAGAGTGTTCTGGAGAGGGCAGTACAGCAGCATTCCGGCTCAGGTATCGCTGCGCTTCGAACGCGATTCCGACTCCTTGGTGCTCTACCGGTTCTGCGTCGAAGTGACCCCGGAGGTGGTCAACGAAACGGTTCTCCTGTTGCTGGTGAAGGCGGCCATCGTCACACTCATTCTCACGCGTGGTGCCGCCATAGGTGTGCTGGTGCCCGCGGCCGCCGCCTATCTGCTTTTCATGCGATCGCCGTTGCTGGGCAGCGTGGGCCAAAATGGCGCCAACGGGCGGGCCGACGCCAAGTACGCGCAGCGGCTCTTGAATCAATGGCGAGCGCCTCGCGGATTGCCTCTGCTTGCTGTGGATGGCGTGCCGGGCAACAACACCATCACCGCCATCCGTGACTTCCAGCGCGCCGAAACACCTGCCTGGGTCGACGGTCTCATCGAACCGGGGAGAAACACGATCAAGCGAATGGAGACGCTCTTCCTCAACTCGCTCAATGACGGCTTCGACGCGTCCATCATCAACGATGGTGAACGCCGGGAATGGGTGGACGATGTCACCTACGCCGCGGCCCTGTTGGCACCAGGCAATCAGGATCCTGCGCCCGCGCCGGGGGAGGCCGTGGTCGTGCCGATCGAGCCGAACGCGGTCGTCGTGACCGAACTCCAGCAGATCCTCGACATGGTGCATGACGCAGATTTCGGCCCGAATCAGTAG
- a CDS encoding SIR2 family NAD-dependent protein deacylase, with the protein MADRGHLFVVQADLTRLAADAFLIPCDSELHVTGTWRPFVEPGAPWQAKHEWFRPEGVQLEDGVAVLPDPTPKDPSPDQVVGLRVLVDTVGVESIPAMVSRSLDAVRRAAARATRHGGRALPLVALPILGVGQGKFPGRRAEAVRELVGQLLDFVTIHPVDVALTLRRTADFAAAQWERQRRTRDLGADFWPELTPEQGELADELGTKAAHGELSVFAGAGVSRPVGFPSWKDLLQGLSPDQKLVFTEETDYPQVAQDLNRPDLNDEVAKKLTTGKHALAHALLVDLRTPSLVTTNYDPCFENAAIVIHQDEPLRVIARQLVIGGGPWLLKLHGDVAYPKTIVLTRGQYDALENDLPALRGVVQTLMLTSHLLFVGFGFADDDFLAMSQAAQKVRDLATDQPADAKAGTAIGLCQAKGRTYAELDYHHLRSDHDLTAAARQLEILLDRVAWRCQIAGRGRASYLLDPGYQQDGTDQDRVLAEALTQLRATAEQWQGSSGAQAVRDLMDDLGWQPSAADR; encoded by the coding sequence ATGGCTGATCGTGGGCATCTTTTCGTGGTGCAGGCGGATCTGACAAGGCTCGCCGCCGATGCGTTCCTCATCCCATGCGACAGTGAGCTCCATGTGACTGGCACGTGGCGTCCATTCGTCGAGCCCGGCGCGCCCTGGCAGGCCAAGCATGAGTGGTTCCGGCCCGAAGGCGTCCAGCTCGAGGACGGCGTCGCGGTGCTGCCCGACCCGACCCCGAAGGACCCTTCCCCCGACCAGGTGGTGGGCCTGCGGGTGCTGGTCGATACCGTCGGCGTCGAGAGCATCCCGGCGATGGTGTCCAGGTCGTTGGACGCCGTGCGCCGCGCGGCCGCCCGCGCCACCCGGCACGGCGGCCGGGCGCTGCCGCTGGTCGCGTTGCCGATCCTCGGCGTCGGTCAGGGCAAGTTCCCCGGGCGCCGGGCCGAGGCCGTCCGTGAACTGGTCGGTCAGCTGCTCGACTTCGTGACGATTCACCCGGTCGACGTCGCCCTCACCCTGCGGCGCACCGCCGACTTCGCCGCCGCCCAGTGGGAGCGCCAGCGCAGGACCCGTGACTTGGGCGCGGACTTCTGGCCGGAGCTGACCCCGGAACAGGGAGAGCTGGCCGATGAGCTCGGGACGAAGGCCGCCCACGGGGAGTTGTCGGTGTTCGCCGGAGCCGGCGTGAGCCGCCCGGTCGGGTTCCCCAGCTGGAAGGACCTGCTCCAGGGCCTGTCGCCTGACCAGAAGCTCGTGTTCACCGAGGAGACCGACTACCCGCAGGTCGCCCAGGACCTCAACCGGCCGGACCTGAACGACGAGGTGGCCAAGAAGCTCACCACCGGCAAGCACGCCCTCGCCCACGCGCTGCTGGTCGACCTGCGGACGCCGTCGCTGGTGACCACCAACTACGACCCCTGCTTCGAGAACGCCGCCATCGTGATCCACCAGGATGAGCCTTTGCGGGTTATCGCCCGCCAGTTGGTCATCGGCGGCGGGCCGTGGCTGCTCAAGCTCCACGGTGACGTCGCCTACCCCAAGACGATCGTGCTGACCCGAGGCCAGTACGACGCGCTCGAGAATGATCTCCCGGCGCTGCGCGGCGTGGTGCAGACCCTGATGCTGACGAGCCATCTGCTGTTCGTCGGGTTCGGGTTCGCCGACGACGACTTCCTCGCCATGTCCCAGGCCGCGCAGAAGGTGCGCGATCTGGCCACCGACCAGCCCGCAGACGCCAAAGCTGGCACCGCGATCGGGTTGTGCCAGGCTAAGGGGCGCACGTATGCCGAGCTGGATTACCACCATCTGCGCAGCGATCACGACCTGACTGCCGCTGCCCGCCAGCTCGAGATCCTGCTCGATCGCGTTGCTTGGCGGTGCCAGATCGCCGGACGTGGCCGGGCCAGCTATCTCCTCGACCCGGGCTACCAGCAGGACGGCACCGATCAGGACCGGGTCCTCGCGGAGGCTCTCACCCAGCTCCGTGCCACTGCCGAGCAGTGGCAGGGCAGTTCCGGCGCCCAGGCGGTGCGCGACCTGATGGACGACCTCGGCTGGCAACCCTCGGCAGCCGACCGGTAG
- a CDS encoding non-ribosomal peptide synthetase — protein MASSRVTTSVPLTQLQTAYLQGRSSEIPLGGVSTAGHHDFECALDPQALGHAIDEVVARHPMLRMVASPNDGVQRPVETTPYTVEVVDWSRLDDDYAAQRLDQFRDDRVSEVMDVTTWPCFRFTVVRLPGDRQILAVDFDLFFLDGPSIFAVLKEINDVVNGHELTERPNDEPTFADLCMNIAARHARHLDVDRAFWTSQFSSVPQAPHLPVAVPTSGRPTGIFRRVRTVLDSPRWERLRTAASARSLPPLAVVIESYVEALRRWSGTAEFTVNFTTADRPSRHHPGGMVLGEYTSTMPFPVRAADDDFWLDASNNWTHLGRCLAHSGFSTLDLARELRDRTGETISGGLPIVFTAMMADSRGFNDGSESLGQIVWSCSSTPQVLVDFQLLESHRGVALSVDYREPYITHRIAQGILDDVVAMLEAIIDGEDPVSAVRLPKGDQTVWTTVNSTGGRQGTRLLHEAALQAMAARPDHAIVCDNEGWHTNRELLDHARLVHQQLVAMGVGVGDYVAVDGYRRASTIAAMLGVLQTGAAYIPLDPGQPPARHRQILDTSRARARITPEGTIELHKESPRKRDTVTLDSPAYAIFTSGTTGTPKGVVISHRSVMNTIEDVIETHSIGPSDRIAGVSSFSFDLSVFDIHGALISQAQLFLYEDQRDIPTLANGLVKDGITVWNTVPAIMGLVVEELERTGAGLLRPYWKATGSQAFSVPWDLRLVMLSGDWIPVDLPDRISRLATGAHVLSLGGATEGAIWSIWFDVAEVSPTWRSIPYGHAMRNQTMWITDHHQRVSPVGCIGEICIGGQGVALGYLNAPEQTDQAFVSTPELGRVYRTGDFGRMGQDGEIEFLGRRDSQVKVNGHRIELAEIESATIRELDVIHVAAAVKQVPPDSKSVLCLYYVSDQEFTPSDVRDTLRARLPQYMLPSHVMRVDCIPMSSNGKVNTALLPVPQPRHHTASTTQKWTPQQRLIQRVWLDVLDLDDLGLSDDVFEAGADSLSVIQFHATLRAAGLTVSVYDVFENPTVQSLATVVGQQVPETASCRPAAKPISGRLYDPADHARAWGGLALLRQPDPQRILITGATGFLGGYLMIQEMPQDTELWCLVRGGSQDEAEKRLWEILRARFGDEVTDTLTDRVHVVVGDMERANLGLDEAQLDSCMNVDTIIHAAADVSGQVQWSGVAVPSSRR, from the coding sequence GCCGTTGACCCAACTCCAGACGGCATACCTCCAAGGTCGAAGCTCTGAGATCCCACTCGGAGGAGTCTCGACAGCAGGGCATCATGACTTCGAGTGTGCACTGGATCCACAGGCGCTTGGCCACGCGATAGACGAAGTGGTGGCCCGTCATCCGATGCTGCGTATGGTTGCCTCACCGAATGACGGAGTCCAGCGCCCGGTTGAAACCACCCCGTACACCGTCGAGGTCGTCGATTGGAGCCGACTCGACGATGATTATGCCGCGCAGCGTCTTGACCAGTTCAGGGACGACAGGGTCTCGGAGGTCATGGACGTCACGACATGGCCCTGTTTCCGTTTCACTGTCGTACGGCTTCCCGGTGACCGACAGATCCTCGCCGTTGATTTCGACCTCTTCTTCCTCGACGGCCCAAGCATCTTCGCTGTGTTGAAGGAGATCAATGATGTTGTGAATGGGCATGAACTGACGGAACGCCCCAACGACGAACCCACCTTCGCCGACCTCTGTATGAACATCGCCGCCAGACACGCCAGACACCTCGACGTGGACCGGGCATTCTGGACCAGCCAGTTCTCCTCCGTCCCGCAGGCCCCACATCTGCCAGTCGCAGTTCCTACCTCCGGAAGGCCTACTGGGATTTTCCGCCGAGTACGCACCGTCTTGGACTCCCCGCGCTGGGAGAGGCTCCGCACAGCCGCCTCTGCTCGCAGCCTGCCGCCTCTTGCTGTAGTCATCGAGTCCTATGTCGAAGCGCTGCGTCGATGGTCGGGCACCGCCGAGTTCACAGTCAACTTCACGACCGCCGACCGTCCCTCACGTCATCATCCTGGCGGCATGGTGCTGGGGGAGTACACGTCAACGATGCCTTTCCCGGTGAGGGCTGCCGACGACGACTTCTGGTTGGACGCGTCGAACAACTGGACTCATTTGGGCCGATGCCTGGCCCACAGCGGTTTCAGCACTCTTGATCTGGCTCGAGAGCTCAGGGACCGAACCGGGGAGACCATCAGTGGTGGATTGCCCATCGTGTTCACTGCGATGATGGCGGATTCACGTGGCTTCAACGATGGCTCGGAATCCCTTGGCCAGATTGTGTGGTCGTGCTCCTCAACCCCACAGGTGCTCGTTGACTTCCAGCTTTTGGAGTCTCATCGCGGCGTCGCGTTGTCGGTGGACTATCGCGAGCCTTACATCACCCATCGAATCGCGCAAGGGATCCTTGATGACGTGGTCGCCATGTTGGAAGCCATCATCGACGGCGAGGATCCGGTGTCAGCCGTCCGACTCCCGAAGGGTGATCAGACAGTATGGACAACGGTGAACTCCACCGGCGGCCGTCAGGGCACCCGTCTGCTCCATGAAGCGGCACTCCAAGCCATGGCGGCCAGACCCGACCACGCAATCGTCTGCGACAACGAAGGCTGGCACACCAATCGAGAACTACTCGATCACGCACGGCTCGTCCACCAACAACTGGTCGCGATGGGTGTGGGCGTGGGTGACTACGTAGCGGTCGATGGCTATCGACGGGCTTCAACCATCGCAGCGATGCTGGGCGTCCTTCAGACGGGTGCCGCCTACATCCCTCTGGATCCGGGACAGCCTCCAGCCCGCCACCGACAGATTCTGGACACCAGCCGGGCACGAGCCCGGATCACTCCCGAGGGGACGATCGAGCTGCACAAGGAATCACCTCGCAAGCGCGACACCGTGACCCTCGACAGTCCCGCATATGCCATCTTCACCTCGGGCACCACTGGCACCCCCAAGGGGGTGGTCATCTCGCACAGATCCGTGATGAACACGATCGAGGATGTCATCGAAACCCACAGCATCGGCCCATCCGACCGAATCGCCGGAGTCTCCTCATTCTCCTTCGATCTGTCTGTCTTCGACATCCACGGGGCCCTCATCTCGCAGGCCCAGCTGTTTCTGTATGAGGACCAGCGTGACATCCCAACACTGGCCAACGGGCTGGTCAAGGATGGGATTACCGTGTGGAACACGGTTCCAGCGATCATGGGACTCGTAGTCGAGGAGCTGGAACGAACTGGCGCGGGGCTCCTGCGACCGTACTGGAAGGCGACCGGATCTCAGGCGTTCTCAGTCCCTTGGGACCTTCGCCTGGTCATGCTCAGCGGTGATTGGATCCCGGTGGATCTGCCGGATCGTATCTCTCGTCTTGCCACCGGAGCGCATGTTTTGAGTCTCGGCGGCGCAACTGAAGGGGCAATCTGGTCCATCTGGTTCGATGTGGCCGAGGTCAGCCCCACATGGCGGAGCATTCCCTATGGACATGCGATGCGCAACCAAACAATGTGGATCACGGATCATCACCAGAGGGTCAGCCCAGTGGGATGCATCGGCGAGATCTGCATCGGAGGTCAAGGAGTTGCCCTCGGCTACCTGAATGCACCGGAGCAGACGGACCAAGCCTTTGTGTCAACACCTGAGCTGGGTCGCGTCTATCGAACGGGCGACTTCGGACGTATGGGCCAAGATGGCGAGATAGAGTTCCTCGGGCGTCGGGATTCCCAGGTCAAGGTCAACGGCCACCGGATCGAGCTGGCGGAGATCGAGTCCGCCACGATCCGTGAGCTGGATGTCATCCACGTGGCGGCGGCGGTCAAACAAGTCCCGCCCGATTCAAAGAGCGTCCTATGCCTCTATTACGTCAGTGACCAGGAGTTCACCCCGAGCGATGTGAGGGACACCCTGCGAGCCCGGCTCCCCCAGTACATGCTGCCGTCCCATGTCATGCGGGTTGACTGCATTCCCATGTCGAGCAACGGAAAGGTCAACACTGCACTGTTGCCTGTCCCTCAACCACGGCATCACACCGCGTCGACGACTCAGAAGTGGACCCCGCAACAACGCCTCATCCAGAGGGTGTGGCTGGATGTGCTGGATCTGGACGATCTCGGGCTCAGCGACGACGTCTTCGAGGCAGGCGCGGACTCGCTTTCGGTCATTCAGTTCCATGCGACCCTGCGAGCCGCTGGTCTCACGGTGTCGGTATACGACGTCTTCGAGAACCCCACTGTTCAGTCCTTGGCCACAGTGGTGGGCCAGCAGGTGCCTGAGACCGCCTCGTGTCGGCCTGCAGCAAAGCCCATTTCGGGGCGGCTGTATGACCCAGCCGATCATGCCCGCGCGTGGGGAGGGCTCGCCCTACTCAGGCAACCCGACCCACAGCGAATACTCATAACCGGAGCTACCGGCTTCCTGGGCGGCTACCTCATGATTCAGGAGATGCCGCAGGATACAGAACTGTGGTGCTTGGTTCGGGGCGGGTCCCAGGACGAGGCCGAGAAACGTCTGTGGGAGATACTTCGAGCACGCTTCGGCGATGAGGTGACAGACACACTTACAGATCGGGTGCACGTTGTCGTCGGGGACATGGAACGCGCCAACCTTGGGCTGGACGAAGCACAGCTGGACTCGTGTATGAACGTGGACACCATCATCCACGCAGCTGCGGACGTGTCGGGTCAAGTCCAGTGGAGTGGTGTAGCGGTTCCTTCGTCTAGGCGGTGA
- a CDS encoding IS256 family transposase — MTAPHIVDPARVLGNLLTEASPDMMRQLLQNMINALLSADADAVCGAEWGQPSTERVAQRNGYRHRPLDTRVGTIDVAVPKLRSGSYFPEWLLERRKRAEAALITVIADCYLAGVSTRRMDKLVKTLGIDGLSKSQVSRMAADLDEHVAQFRHRPLGEAGPFTFVAADALTMKVREGGRVINAVVLVATGVNGDGHREVLGLQVVTSETKPAWNTFFADLVARGLAGVRLVTSDAHAGLVEAIAANLPGASWQRCRTHYAANLMSVTPKSMWPAVKAMLHSVYDQPDKKSVQAQFDRLLDYTAEKLPEVAEHLEAARADVLAFTGFPKDVWTQIWSNNPAERLNREIRRRTDAVGIFPNREAIIRLVGAVLAEQTDEWAEGRRYLGLDVLARCRLSTITNAVEEVTEPLALTA; from the coding sequence ATGACCGCTCCTCACATTGTCGACCCCGCCCGCGTGCTGGGCAACCTGCTGACCGAAGCCTCTCCGGACATGATGCGCCAGCTGCTGCAGAACATGATCAACGCCCTCCTCTCGGCCGATGCCGACGCCGTGTGCGGCGCCGAATGGGGACAGCCCTCAACCGAGCGGGTCGCGCAGCGCAACGGCTACCGCCACCGCCCGCTGGACACCCGCGTCGGCACCATCGACGTGGCCGTCCCGAAGCTGCGCTCCGGCAGCTACTTTCCCGAGTGGCTGCTGGAGCGCCGCAAACGAGCCGAAGCGGCCCTGATCACGGTGATCGCTGACTGCTACCTCGCCGGCGTCAGTACTCGTCGGATGGACAAACTCGTCAAGACCCTGGGCATCGACGGCCTGTCGAAGTCACAGGTCTCACGCATGGCCGCCGACCTCGACGAACACGTAGCGCAGTTCCGGCACCGCCCCCTGGGCGAGGCCGGGCCGTTCACGTTTGTTGCAGCTGACGCGTTGACGATGAAGGTCCGCGAAGGCGGACGCGTGATCAACGCCGTGGTCCTCGTCGCCACCGGCGTCAACGGCGACGGACACCGCGAGGTCCTGGGCCTGCAGGTCGTCACCTCCGAGACCAAACCGGCGTGGAACACGTTCTTCGCCGATCTGGTGGCCCGCGGCCTTGCGGGGGTCCGACTGGTCACCAGCGATGCCCACGCCGGGCTGGTGGAGGCGATCGCGGCGAACCTGCCTGGCGCGTCCTGGCAGCGCTGCCGAACCCACTACGCCGCGAACCTGATGTCCGTGACCCCGAAGAGCATGTGGCCCGCGGTCAAAGCGATGCTCCATTCGGTCTATGACCAACCCGACAAAAAGTCGGTCCAGGCGCAGTTCGACCGTCTGCTCGACTACACCGCCGAGAAGCTACCCGAGGTTGCAGAGCACCTCGAAGCCGCCCGGGCAGACGTGCTCGCGTTCACCGGCTTCCCCAAGGACGTGTGGACCCAGATCTGGTCGAACAACCCCGCCGAACGCCTGAACCGTGAGATCCGCCGCCGCACCGACGCGGTCGGGATCTTCCCCAACCGGGAAGCGATCATCCGCCTCGTCGGCGCTGTCTTGGCCGAGCAGACCGATGAGTGGGCAGAAGGGCGCCGCTACCTCGGCCTCGACGTCCTCGCACGATGCCGACTCAGCACCATCACCAACGCCGTTGAGGAGGTGACCGAACCCCTCGCCCTCACCGCCTAG
- a CDS encoding SDR family oxidoreductase, translating to MSHFAAPGTIDARNLRAVENVIDLARHASARLFHVSTSQVMGVPPEESGIYGELCRDVGQSFLDQYSHSKFESEKQCFEAFDSGLHGAALRLGNLCFDSRTGAMAQTGLANTYAALINVIARFGSIPDNLAEITDLSYVDTAAHAVSALVHAPMLPDSHSFHIMNPHRPSMETLHALVSAPCRQVPSSAFRSLLESHFTEHPDDVAVRNCLLNAHVWQDRYGAQFSARETNSLLADLGVHWPEPASLLAQA from the coding sequence GTGTCGCACTTCGCCGCTCCGGGGACCATTGACGCCCGCAACTTGCGGGCAGTGGAGAACGTCATTGATCTTGCCCGCCATGCGAGCGCTCGGCTCTTCCATGTCTCGACCTCCCAGGTCATGGGGGTTCCCCCAGAGGAGTCCGGAATTTATGGGGAGCTGTGCCGTGACGTCGGGCAAAGTTTCCTGGACCAGTACTCACACAGCAAATTCGAGTCTGAGAAGCAGTGCTTCGAGGCTTTCGATTCCGGGCTGCACGGTGCTGCGCTCCGACTGGGTAATCTGTGCTTCGATTCTCGGACAGGGGCCATGGCCCAGACAGGGCTCGCGAACACCTATGCTGCGCTCATCAACGTCATCGCCAGGTTCGGATCGATCCCCGACAATCTCGCGGAAATCACTGATCTGTCATACGTGGACACAGCGGCCCACGCGGTGAGCGCTCTGGTCCATGCGCCCATGCTTCCCGACAGTCACAGTTTCCATATCATGAACCCCCATCGCCCGTCGATGGAGACCCTCCACGCCTTGGTGTCCGCCCCCTGCAGGCAAGTCCCCAGCTCCGCATTCCGGTCCCTGTTGGAATCGCACTTCACCGAGCATCCGGATGACGTGGCGGTGCGCAACTGTCTGCTCAACGCGCACGTGTGGCAGGACCGTTACGGCGCTCAGTTCTCTGCCCGCGAAACCAACTCATTGTTGGCTGACCTAGGGGTGCACTGGCCAGAACCTGCATCCTTGTTGGCACAAGCCTGA